The Bos indicus x Bos taurus breed Angus x Brahman F1 hybrid chromosome 25, Bos_hybrid_MaternalHap_v2.0, whole genome shotgun sequence genome has a window encoding:
- the LOC113883755 gene encoding zinc finger protein 239-like — protein sequence MEKPPEQMSLDSPCPSPEQEPRKTKDGETWTEDQLIIKQKTLEVGTRPHEGDECEQNKHEGPYEYGRNFSNMSDFIQQSYVLIEEKSQMCNVCGKLFRRNAYLIQHKKIHTQEKPYKCHVCGKAFGHSSNLSQHQRIHTEEKPYECDECGRAFRRSSHLIQHQVTHTGEMPYLCNECGKAFGRSSSLLRHQRIHSREKPYECTKCGKAFSQSSHLTEHQRVHTKERPYECSDCGKAYSRNSHLVEHQRVHTGETPYGCNECGKSFSRSSLFFKHHRIHTGERPYECSECGKAFSCNSYLIQHQKTHSGVKSSKCKECGKTFKHSSYLIHHLGTHTREKP from the exons ATGGAGAAACCGCCCGAGCAGATGTCCCTGGATTCCCCGTGTCCATCCCCCGAGCAGGAGCCTCGAAAGACCAAGG ATGGTGAGACCTGGACTGAGGATCAATTAATTATAAAGCAGAAAACTCTTGAAGTAGGGACACGACCACATGAAGGAGATGAATGTGAACAAAACAAACATGAGGGACCCTATGAATATGGGCGAAACTTCAGTAACATGTCAGACTTCATCCAGCAGTCATATGTTCTTATTGAAGAGAAATCTCAAATGTGCAATGTTTGTGGGAAATTATTCAGGCGGAATGCATACCTTATTCAGCATAAGAAAATCCACACGCAAGAGAAGCCTTACAAGTGTCATGTATGTGGAAAAGCCTTTGGCCATAGTTCAAATCTGTCTCAGCATCAAAGAATTCATACTGaggagaaaccctatgaatgtgaTGAGTGTGGGAGGGCCTTCCGGCGCAGCTCACACCTCATCCAGCATCAGGTCACCCACACGGGAGAGATGCCTTACCTGTGTAACGAGTGTGGAAAAGCCTTCGGCCGGAGCTCAAGTCTCCTCCGACATCAGAGAATCCACTCTAgggagaaaccctatgaatgtaccAAATGTGGAAAGGCCTTCAGCCAGAGCTCACATCTAACAGAACATCAGCGAGTTCACACCAAAGAGAGACCCTACGAGTGCAGTGACTGTGGGAAAGCTTACAGTCGGAACTCACACCTTGTTGAACATCAGAGGGTCCATACAGGAGAGACTCCTTATGGCTGTAATGAGTGTGGGAAATCTTTCAGTAGGAGTTCACTCTTTTTCAAACATCACagaattcacactggagaaagaccttatgagtgcagtgaatgtgggaaggcATTTAGTTGCAACTCCTACCTCATTCAGCACCAGAAGACTCACAGTGGAGTAAAATCTTccaaatgtaaagaatgtgggaaaACCTTCAAGCACAGTTCATACCTTATTCATCACCTGGGAACCCATACAAGAGAGAAACCATAA